A part of Variovorax sp. HW608 genomic DNA contains:
- a CDS encoding Bug family tripartite tricarboxylate transporter substrate binding protein, translating to MRVIVAGPAGGSADIVARLLGDNLSKVLGQPAVVDPRPGAAGAIAVNELSRAPHDGHTVLVAVNSLVSEVPHIVKLPVDMSREIKPVAEIARTGLVLVGAPSVPAKDLKELVSYVKTQPGKVSYASYSAGTMSHLLGLQFNKAAGIDLVHVGYKGSTPALADVMGGHVPLMFDGIPTSLPLITGGKIRPFAVSSPKRSPLLPDVPTFAELGYPQLEAVSWLAVWVKPDVPATVQNRLREAIEKSLAQPGMRTRLSEIGFELPGVNRSPEELTRALASDSAKTEALLREIGFKPE from the coding sequence GTGCGCGTCATCGTCGCGGGGCCGGCGGGCGGATCGGCCGACATCGTCGCGCGCCTGCTTGGGGACAATCTGAGCAAGGTACTGGGACAACCTGCCGTTGTCGATCCCAGGCCGGGTGCCGCCGGCGCGATCGCGGTCAATGAACTGTCGAGGGCGCCCCACGACGGGCACACGGTGCTCGTCGCCGTCAATTCGCTGGTCAGCGAAGTGCCGCATATCGTCAAGCTCCCCGTGGACATGTCCCGGGAGATCAAGCCAGTGGCGGAGATTGCTCGCACCGGACTGGTTCTCGTCGGGGCACCGTCGGTGCCCGCCAAGGACCTCAAGGAACTGGTCTCGTACGTGAAGACCCAGCCCGGGAAGGTGAGCTATGCCTCCTACAGCGCGGGAACGATGTCGCACCTTCTCGGCCTGCAGTTCAACAAGGCGGCCGGCATCGATCTGGTTCACGTGGGCTACAAGGGATCCACTCCTGCACTCGCCGACGTCATGGGCGGGCACGTGCCCTTGATGTTCGACGGCATTCCCACGTCATTGCCGCTGATCACTGGGGGCAAGATCCGGCCGTTCGCGGTCAGCTCCCCTAAACGCTCGCCGTTGCTGCCCGATGTGCCTACCTTTGCCGAACTGGGGTATCCGCAACTGGAAGCGGTCTCCTGGCTCGCCGTATGGGTCAAGCCGGATGTGCCAGCGACGGTGCAGAACCGCTTGCGCGAAGCGATCGAGAAGTCACTCGCGCAGCCGGGCATGCGCACCCGTCTCAGCGAGATCGGCTTCGAGCTCCCAGGCGTGAACCGTTCTCCGGAGGAACTGACGCGGGCACTTGCCTCGGACTCGGCAAAGACGGAAGCTTTGCTTCGCGAGA